CATGCATTAAAGGGTTTAAGAGGAAGGTCTTTTTATCTTCAATTAATCTCTGAAATTATTGCTTATAAAATACTTGACGAATTCAATCTGACAAAAGCAAATCTTATATATCTTGGAGGTGGAAACTTTATAATTTTACTTCCAAATCTTTCAGATGCAGAAAAAAGATTGGAAAAACTGACAGAAGAAATAGATAAAGTAATCTTTAAAGCACATCAGGGCAAACTTGGATTTCTTATCTCTTATATTAAATTTCCTTACTGGAATTTTATTGAAAATTTTGGCGATTTATTATCTGAACTTGGAAGAAAATTGGCAATTGAAAAAAGAAAAAAATTTAAATATTTAATATCCGAAAATCTCTTTAAACCATATCCGGAAAAAGTGGAAAAAGAAATGGGTGGTTGCGAAATCTGTGGGAGAGAAATAGAAAAAAAAGATAAATGTGAACTCTGTGAAAGTTTTGAAAAACTTGCAATAGAAATAAAGAAAGAAAATGTGATTATGGAGATAAAAAAAGTTAATAAAAAAGAGATAAAAGAAGAAGTTAATAAATGGGATGAAATATTTGAAGGACTGGGTTATAAAATAAGTTTTGAAAAAAGTATAGGGGGTATAAAAATTTATTTAAACAACTCTGATTTTCTGAAAGTAAATTGTGATGCTTTTAGATATGAAGCAATTTATAGTCCAGAAGGAACTCTTGAAGATATTGCTAAAAAGGCAGAAGGTATTGAAAGATGGGGTGCTTTAAGAATGGATGTTGACAATCTTGGTTTAATTTTTGGTTCAGGTTTTATTGATGAAGAAGGGAAAGATATAACAACAATTTCAAAATATAGTATGTTAAGTTATACATTTTCACTTTTCTTTTCTCTTGGAATTCGGAATATTGTTGAAAAAGAATATAAAGAAAAATGCTGTGTTGTATATTCAGGAGGAGATGATTTATTTATAATTGCGCCATGGAGTGATTTGCCGGAAATTGCTGAGGAAATATGGAGAAACTTTAGAAAATATGTGTGTAATCATGAAAAGATAACAATTTCAGGTGGTATATACATTGCTCCTTCGAAGAAATTTCCTGTTTATCAGGCAGCAAAAAAAGCAGGAGAGGAAGAAGAAAAAGCAAAAAAAGGCGAAAAAAATAAAATCACATTTTTTGAACCAATAAAATGGGATGAAGAATTTGTAAAAATAAAGGAAGTAAAGAATAAACTCTATGAACTTTTGAAAGAAGATGGAAAACCAAAAGTATCAAGGGCTATTTTGACAATTTTATATGGAGGATATAAAGAAAAAGAACTAAAAGAGAGGGGAAAAATACCATTTGTGAGAATCTGGAGAATTTTTTACGCATTGAAAAGATTTATGGAAAGACATAAAGATTACGAAAATGATATTGATAAAATCAGGGAAACATTTATAACTGATTTTAATATTCAACCTAAATTAAATGTAGCAGTAAGATGGGCAGAACTATTAACAAGAAAAGGAGGGTGAAAGAAAGTTAGATTACTTGGAGCGATTGAATATTCACTTTTAATTTTAACAGATGAAAAAGTTTATTAAATATGAAATTTTGACAAATGAAAATTTTCATCTGGATTTGATTAAAAAGTTAAAGGAAAAAGGAATAGATATTGAGAATTGATACAATTAAAAATGGAAGTTTTTTGAAATTGCGAGGGAAGAAGGAAAAATTTTGATGACTTTTGATAAAGATTTTTTGGAGAAAATGAGGAAAAAAGTTTAAAAGGAGGTGGCTATGACTAATATAAACAAAGAAATTATTGAGAAGATAATAAATGGAGATTTTGAGATATTAAATAAATATGCCCAGGAGATTGGTGAGAAATACGCGCCCCAAAATCCACGAGAGAAGGAAGAAAAATTAACTACTTCACAAATTAGAAATATACTGGATGATGTTCAAAGGATGAAAGAAGAAGATATAAAATCACAGAAGCATCAAATTTTAAGACCAAAATTGGCTTATATTGCGGGAAGAAATAATAAGTCATTTGCTTTGAAGGAATTAAAGGAAATAATTGATTATGCACTTCAACTGGTTGGAGATGATTATAAAAAATTTGAAAATTTCAGATATTTTTTTGAGGCAATTGTAGGTTATCATAGATTTTATAGTAAAGTAAAGGATTAAAAGGAGGGCAAAATGTTAAATGAAAATAAAATAAAAGTAAATTTGTTAGGGAAAATATTGATTAAAGGAGATATTAAAGTTATTACTGGATTAAGAATTGCTGGGGCCACTACAGGTTTGAAAATTGGAGGGGTAGACCAACCAGTAATTACTGATGCTTTTGGAAGGCCTTATATCCCCGGTTCTTCTTTAAAAGGGAAATTAAGAATGCTTGCAGAAAAAAATGAG
The sequence above is a segment of the bacterium genome. Coding sequences within it:
- the cas10 gene encoding type III-A CRISPR-associated protein Cas10/Csm1; amino-acid sequence: KETLDKLIEELKKIFEKRRTGELIEEIDYGKLNRKDFILLKGDISGIQDFIYSVSSEHALKGLRGRSFYLQLISEIIAYKILDEFNLTKANLIYLGGGNFIILLPNLSDAEKRLEKLTEEIDKVIFKAHQGKLGFLISYIKFPYWNFIENFGDLLSELGRKLAIEKRKKFKYLISENLFKPYPEKVEKEMGGCEICGREIEKKDKCELCESFEKLAIEIKKENVIMEIKKVNKKEIKEEVNKWDEIFEGLGYKISFEKSIGGIKIYLNNSDFLKVNCDAFRYEAIYSPEGTLEDIAKKAEGIERWGALRMDVDNLGLIFGSGFIDEEGKDITTISKYSMLSYTFSLFFSLGIRNIVEKEYKEKCCVVYSGGDDLFIIAPWSDLPEIAEEIWRNFRKYVCNHEKITISGGIYIAPSKKFPVYQAAKKAGEEEEKAKKGEKNKITFFEPIKWDEEFVKIKEVKNKLYELLKEDGKPKVSRAILTILYGGYKEKELKERGKIPFVRIWRIFYALKRFMERHKDYENDIDKIRETFITDFNIQPKLNVAVRWAELLTRKGG
- the csm2 gene encoding type III-A CRISPR-associated protein Csm2 translates to MTNINKEIIEKIINGDFEILNKYAQEIGEKYAPQNPREKEEKLTTSQIRNILDDVQRMKEEDIKSQKHQILRPKLAYIAGRNNKSFALKELKEIIDYALQLVGDDYKKFENFRYFFEAIVGYHRFYSKVKD